The Chlorocebus sabaeus isolate Y175 chromosome 20, mChlSab1.0.hap1, whole genome shotgun sequence genomic sequence ACAGTCtgctcccctctggaggacaaTGGCTATGCCAGCAGTTCCCTGAGTATCAACAGCCCTAGCAGCAGTCCTGAGCCTGCCTGTGGGACCCCGCGAGGCCTTGGCCCTCCTGATCCCCTTCTGCCCTCAGTGGCCCAGGCTGTGCAGCACTTACAAGCCCAGGAGCGCTACaaagagcaggagaaagaaaagcacCACGTGCACTTGGTGATGTACCGTCGCCTGGCACTGCTCCAGTGGATCCGGGGCCTGCAGCATCAGTTGATTGACCAGCAGGCCCGACTACAGGAGAGCTTCGACACCATCCTAGACAACCGGAAAGAGCTCATTCGCTGTCTCCAGCAGAGGGCAGCACCATCCAGGCCCCAGGACCAGGGCTAAGGGTGTGTCTCCACAAGTGTGCAagggtgtatgtgtatatttgcaGGCATGTGTGAGGTTGTGCACTAGTAAGTACATAATTATTTGCTGGCATGATTGCAGGTAGGCATGAGTGTGTATGTGCTAACATGTAGGCTGGTGTGTATAGGAATGTGTGAATAAACATGTATAAATGAGCTTAAGTGtgctgtgtgcacatgtgcacacacaagcTAATTTATCTGCAGACCTATATGTGAGCATGTAAGagtgaacatgtgtgtgtgtagtatgtaaGAAGACTGAGGAAATCTGTATGTACGTGTGTAGACAGGTACCCAGCAGTGTGTGTATATGCGCATGAGTGAGGATGTATATGCAGAAGATGTGTGTGTCTATGAGTGAGTTTGAGTGTGCAGGCTTGTGTTGGGTGTATGTGAGGGAGCCCTTGTGTGTGCAGGGGTGCCCGTGTGTGGCTGCAGGCATGGGAGGTGTATGTTAGGAGCATGTGTGTTTGCAGGCAGACTCATGAGCAGGTGTGTGCAAATACATATCCAGCTGCACTGTGGGGTATCCACCCACACCTTGTGTTCCTCATGGCCTACCGCAGCGTTTCTTCTCCACTGGGTCCCACTGTTCCCTGGAGACAAAGGGCTAGCGTGCTATCATTTATCTGAGGGTTGTGGCTGACCCATTCTCCTGGGATTCCCAGGccacctctcctttcctttccctcacttaACCCAGACTTGCTCAGCTGAGGCTATCGTCCATGATGTTGGCTTTGCTTATAGGAGGTTTAGTGGCTGCTCTGGCCTGCCATGGCATTTTGGCTGCAATTTTGTCTGGCAGTGGGTGGAGAACTGGTATCAGGAAGGGGAACCAGGAGTagtgatggagatgatggtgggggtggggacagagaaggACATAGGGGACTGTCCCTCTTGAACTCTGCCTTTGGGCACATGGGAGATGGGGACAGGGGAGATGACAATAGTGGAACCCTGTGAAGAATAGAAGAATGGGAATTCTAAAATACCAATTCCCAAACAAACCATCTCTCCACTGGGAAAGGAGCTGTTGCAAACCCTGTTGATTTAAGCTTCTGATGAAAAGCAATGTATGTTAATAAGCCTGCAAGGAACAGACAAGATGTTCCAAAGCTGATGAGGAAAATATCACTTCCCTGTCTCTGCCTCTACCTTGCTGTGCCTCTCTGGCTTTAGAAGCATTGGATGTCGAATTGGTTTGGTTCATTTCTCTGAAGTCGGACTGTCAGGAGGAGCCAGAGGTTGGCTTTCTGGGATGGGAAGGGGGCAGTGTCAGCCTAAGCCTCTGGAAATGCTTAGGATGCTGAATTTTAACCCCTTCTTTCACTGTATGGCCCTTCAAACAGGGATTGGCAGGCTCCATGAGTTACAGAGTGGGTGAGCCTTGGAAAGAACCAACGACTAAGGTAGCTGAGCTCTCTTGTTCCTGGGAGCCAAGAGAATGCAAGATCCTGGTGGGTGAGCATTGGTATGAAGAGGGAACACTGGTTGGTGAACACTGGCATGGAAGTCACTGATGCAGCCTCTGGCCCTCAGTTTTCCTATCGGCAAACTGGGGGGCTCTTCCTGTCTATCTCTAAAGAGTTTCATCCCTGACAGGTGGATGAGTGAAAGATCCAGggagtgggggtgaggggtgggccCTGAAGACTTTTTGTCTGTAGCTCTTGCATATTGAGTGTGTAAACCCGGCCTTTGGACCAACGCAAGATGAATAAACTGGGGCAGAGAATTAAATTTGTTGAGTATGTGTTTTTCTTCTACCTGTTGTCTGGTGGCCTCTTTTCCATACCATCTGAGATCCCCTTTTGAGTAGGGTCCTGGACTAGGAGCTAGGGAGGTGATTTTGGGGAAAGACACTGAAGAATTTAGACTGCTGTGCCTGGCGACCCGATGGGGTGGAGAAGTCTCTCGGGGCCTCCCAGTGTGACATGGGAGACTTGACTTCTACCCTGAGAGCCCCAAATGGGATTTTCCTTGTCCTGTGTCACCTTTGGGCCTAAATGAATTGTGAGGGACACATACCATACACACTCGCACATACTCAACTGTACACTGggcagagcacagtggcttacacctgaaatcgcagcactttgggaggctgagatgggtggatcacctgaggtcaggagttcaagaccagcctggccaacatggtgaaaccccatctctactagaaatacaaaaattagccaggtgtgggggcgtgtgcctataatcccagctactcagtaggctgaggcaggagagtcacttgaacccgggaggtggaggttgcagtgggcagagatcatgccactgcattccagcttggcaacaaagggaaactccatctcaaaaaaacaaaacaaaaaactgtaccCTCATGTCACCACTTCCCTGAAGGGCACTCTATGACTATGAATTCAGGTCCTTAGATGGTTTTG encodes the following:
- the C20H1orf216 gene encoding UPF0500 protein C1orf216 homolog, with protein sequence MFAIQPGLAEGGQFLGDPPPGVCQPELQPDNNSNFMASAKDANENWHGMPGRVEPILRRSSSELPSDNQAFQAPGSPEEGVRSPPEGAEIPRAEPEKMGGAGTVCSPLEDNGYASSSLSINSPSSSPEPACGTPRGLGPPDPLLPSVAQAVQHLQAQERYKEQEKEKHHVHLVMYRRLALLQWIRGLQHQLIDQQARLQESFDTILDNRKELIRCLQQRAAPSRPQDQG